A window from Solanum stenotomum isolate F172 chromosome 5, ASM1918654v1, whole genome shotgun sequence encodes these proteins:
- the LOC125864508 gene encoding zinc finger protein GIS2 isoform X2, whose translation MKSGSRSRSRSRSRSRSPMDRKIRTQRFSYRDAPYRREPRRGFSQSQSSLCKNCKRPGHFARECPNVAICHNCGLPGHIASECTTKSLCWNCREPGHMAGNCPNEGICHTCGKAGHRARDCTAPPLPLGDLKLCNNCFKQGHIAVDCTNDKACKNCRKTGHLARDCQNDPVCNLCNISGHLARDCPKSGALEERGGGFRPMGGGGGGGYRDIVCRTCQQVGHMSRDCMALMICHNCGGRGHQAYECPSGRFMDRFPRRY comes from the exons ATGAAATCTGGCAGCAGAAGCCGAAGCAGGAGCAGAAGCAGAAGCAGGAGCCCAATGGATCGCAAAATCCGCACACAGCGGTTCTCCTACCGTGATGCACCATATAGAAGGGAGCCACGTCGGGGTTTCAG TCAGAGTCAGAGCAGTCTCTGCAAGAACTGCAAACGGCCTGGCCATTTTGCTCGGGAATGCCCTAATGTTGCTATATGTCACAATTGTGGTCTCCCAGG GCATATTGCCTCGGAGTGTACCACAAAATCTCTTTGTTGGAATTGCCGAGAACCAGGCCATATGGCTGGCAACTGTCCAAATGAAGGAATCTGCCACACCTGTGGTAAGGCAGGACATCGTGCTAGAGACTGCACGGCTCCTCCACTTCCTCTTGGTGACCTGAAGCTGTGCAATAACTGCTTCAAGCAAGGCCACATTGCAGTCGACTGCACCAATGACAAGGCGTGCAAAAATTGTAGGAAGACTGGTCACCTGGCACGTGATTGTCAAAATGATCCTGTGTGCAATTTATGTAATATATCCGGTCATCTGGCTAGAGATTGCCCCAAGTCTGGTGCTCTTGAAGAGAGAGGTGGTGGATTCCGTCCTAtgggtggaggtggaggtggaggatatcgggacattgTATGCCGAACCTGCCAGCAAGTAGGCCATATGAGTCGAGATTGCATGGCACTGATGATCTGTCACAACTGCGGGGGAAGAGGACACCAAGCCTATGAGTGTCCCTCTGGAAGGTTTATGGACCGTTTTCCCAGGAGGTACTGA
- the LOC125864508 gene encoding zinc finger protein GIS2 isoform X1, which translates to MKSGSRSRSRSRSRSRSPMDRKIRTQRFSYRDAPYRREPRRGFSSQSQSSLCKNCKRPGHFARECPNVAICHNCGLPGHIASECTTKSLCWNCREPGHMAGNCPNEGICHTCGKAGHRARDCTAPPLPLGDLKLCNNCFKQGHIAVDCTNDKACKNCRKTGHLARDCQNDPVCNLCNISGHLARDCPKSGALEERGGGFRPMGGGGGGGYRDIVCRTCQQVGHMSRDCMALMICHNCGGRGHQAYECPSGRFMDRFPRRY; encoded by the exons ATGAAATCTGGCAGCAGAAGCCGAAGCAGGAGCAGAAGCAGAAGCAGGAGCCCAATGGATCGCAAAATCCGCACACAGCGGTTCTCCTACCGTGATGCACCATATAGAAGGGAGCCACGTCGGGGTTTCAG cagTCAGAGTCAGAGCAGTCTCTGCAAGAACTGCAAACGGCCTGGCCATTTTGCTCGGGAATGCCCTAATGTTGCTATATGTCACAATTGTGGTCTCCCAGG GCATATTGCCTCGGAGTGTACCACAAAATCTCTTTGTTGGAATTGCCGAGAACCAGGCCATATGGCTGGCAACTGTCCAAATGAAGGAATCTGCCACACCTGTGGTAAGGCAGGACATCGTGCTAGAGACTGCACGGCTCCTCCACTTCCTCTTGGTGACCTGAAGCTGTGCAATAACTGCTTCAAGCAAGGCCACATTGCAGTCGACTGCACCAATGACAAGGCGTGCAAAAATTGTAGGAAGACTGGTCACCTGGCACGTGATTGTCAAAATGATCCTGTGTGCAATTTATGTAATATATCCGGTCATCTGGCTAGAGATTGCCCCAAGTCTGGTGCTCTTGAAGAGAGAGGTGGTGGATTCCGTCCTAtgggtggaggtggaggtggaggatatcgggacattgTATGCCGAACCTGCCAGCAAGTAGGCCATATGAGTCGAGATTGCATGGCACTGATGATCTGTCACAACTGCGGGGGAAGAGGACACCAAGCCTATGAGTGTCCCTCTGGAAGGTTTATGGACCGTTTTCCCAGGAGGTACTGA